A region of the Penicillium psychrofluorescens genome assembly, chromosome: 6 genome:
TGGGGCGCATACCGTTCAAGAAAAGAGTGCGGGTCTCGTTGTGGGAGGCGACACACTGCAGGAGCGCCAGCGCATTGCAGACCCGATTTGACGCCGCGGCGGTCAACTGGGAGGGGTTGAGGAGTGGGTAGACCGAGATGATTTCCTGAAGCAGCGCGGTCATGACGCCTGTGCATTGCCGACCGTTAGCTTTTCCACTCGTTGCGATTCTcaccaagaaaaaagtcTTACCAAAAGAGTGCCAGATTACCAGCGCAAGTTCTGGAACCTGTTCCCGTTTCTTGCTGAGTTCCATCAAGGCTGCCTCTCTACGAGCCGGGTCCAGCAGCTCTGCGACCCAGATGAACACTTTGCGGTTCTCCTCGCTGATCCCGCCATCCATGACGGAGACGTTGGACAGACCGGCCTCACCCAtcccgccagcgccgcccTGCGCAGGATTGCCAACGCCATTACCAGTCATGGCAAGGCGACCATagtgttgttgttgctgctgcgcggcagcggcggcagcctGGACCTGCTGAGCATGCTGTTGGGCGACCAGGGAggcgtgctgctgctggtgctgcggCTGGTGCGGGTGCTGGGCCTgatgttgctgctgctgttgctggtgttgcAGCCACGAGGGATCCGCCTGGGGGTATTGATGTTGATGGGAGAAGACGTGCTGGCTCTGCGCTTGGAGCATGGCGGCCGATGAGTGATTCGTAAGACGCTCCGGAGGGTCGGTGATCGCAGGGATGGGCAGACAAGGGTCGAATGAGTGTCGTGCAGACACAATGTAAGGTAGACAGAGCAGGTCAGGCAGGTGGTCTCGAACGAACAGTCATTGGGTTGGAAGTCAAGGGGGGGGATGGAAGTTGGGAGCCtgggaagggaggaagagaagaagaacgggCCGGGCGGAAAGGCGGGGAGTTCGGTTTGTGTGGCCTGCGGGTCTGGCCACTATTCTATTCTATAGTAGTTAACGACAACTTTTCGTAGGACAGGAATTCTTTTTTGTTATGTAGTTAAttatcattattattattgattaCGGTCGCAATTATATGATCTACTCGGTCGGCTCGGCTGTCTGCATTGCAGATGCGTGCGTTACATACTTGCTGCCCAATATATTTGCATGGTCTGCTTCATTATTTCATGTGTGCTATTTACATCGTATCGCGCCCTCAATTGCAGAGTCTGTCCAAgtagaaaaaaagaaaaatccatatccacatcaaagaagagaaatatCATCACAAAACATTGCTCGGTCATAGGAACCATGGTCATACAGTAACGCCGTCAAGATGCATAAACTTCAGTTCAACTCATTATCGTCAACGCCGTGAGCGGGTGCGCGATCGTCCTGATCGTCGTGTATCCCGAGTTCGTCGGTCCGAACTGTTGGTACCTAGGAAAGGGAAGTCAGCAATGGGCTCAATCAGAACGCTTGGGACCAAACATACTTGAATTGGTGTAATACTCCGAGTAGTAGTCGGAGTAGTAATCGCTCGGGTAGGTGTGATCGGATTTGTCGTCGTCGTGTTCGCGGTCTCGGTGCCTCTTCAATCCCAGACAGAGTGCAAGCGCACCCAGGATGAGTGCAATGGTAGCCCAGCTACCCCATTTGGATTTCTTCTCGCTGACTTCACTTTCTGTCGCGGCGGCCGGGCGAGTGCCAAACCATGTCCGGCGCCTTGGTGGTCGACTGCCGGAGTGGTGCGAATAGCGCTCTTCGACAACGGTCtctcgtcggcggcggttGCGGAAACCCAGGGCGGCCAGCAATCCATCCACGGCGCCCTTAAAGCACATGCAGGCGCAGAGAAGCAGCAACAGGATAATACCGAAGATCACGCCGATGACAATGCCCGCGATTGCACCACCGCTCaatccaccaccgccaaccgTGGCTTTGGCCCCAATCAACTCGGATCCGTCCGTGCTGACGGGCGCAATGAACCCCTCTGTGGCGGTGGGAGCTTCGGTCTGCGTGACGGTCGACATGCCATTGCTAGTGCCGCGTACCGGAGGCGTCGCTTGtgctcctgctccagtggaggcgaaggaggagctgccgACAACACATTCTCCCTTGACGCAAACCGAGTCCTTGTCGCAGCATTTAGTGCCGCACTTGCTCTCGCCATATTCATATTTGCAGGTACCACCACCGGAGGTTGGCGCCGGCGTCATGAGGTGACTGCTCCAGACAGATGTGACGGTCGAcacctcggcctcggtgacCACGTAGGTGCTGGTGAAATACTCCcagctgccgccgccgccattCACACAAAGCGCCTCGTTGGCGGCGTTGGTCTGACAGGCTTGATTGGGGCCGCAGCAGTACTTGTCATGCCAGCCACAGGGATTTTCGCATCGTTTCTCGAGGTTGAGGACTTGGTCGCCCACGAAGACCGGGGTTGCGACCGGATTTGCGACCGTCGATGGGGAGAAGCTCAGCAGGAGGGTGAGTGTCGAGAGCACTGAGATCGTAGAGAAGGCCCGCATGGCGGCTAGAGAGCGACGCAGCGCCCACGGATCTCTGGTATGCGCACGTTGCGATCGGAATGGTGGGCTGACAGGCGGGTTGTATACACAGGTCCACCCACGTCGATCTGCGCTTTCAAGAGATAGAGAGAGGAACAATAGATGACAGTAAATTCCTCAGAGGAAATATGGAATGCGGAAGAGAGATAtgagagaagggaaaaaagagaaagaaaggttGGAGGGAAGATAACCTATTGCTCTTGTGTTTCCCAGCCACCCTTCGTATACCCAACCACCCGGATTTCTGCCAATGACACTGCTTGATTATTCCGGCACTGGCCATCAATTAATCTGGACAATTTGACTGACTATTAAAGGCTGAATATTTACCTCTGATACATATTCGCAACTCAAATTATGACTACATATATGCACCGAAGAGGCTGACAGCTACCCCCTCCTGGCTGCCCCTCCTGCGGTCGGCTGATCGGATCGGTCTGGGCTCACGCTAAAAGTACGACACCCGGGTATCGGACATGGAGTGATGACTATGTTAAGGATTTCAAGCTCTCTCTGTTCTATGGAATCCACCAAGAAACGGGCGCAATGATAATCGAGATCTTCGTCAAAAGAGCCCCGGTAAGCCTGCCAGTTAGGGCTAGAAATAGTGCTTCAACCACAACTCACCAATTACTCCGACCTTCGTGAATCACATACCCCGGAATGACCATGGCAACAAAAAGTGTAGTGATAGCAAATGCATCAAATTGCAGGATCATATCCTCAACTCCCATAATCCAGGCCAGCAGCACGGTCAACGGGTGTCCCCGCTCCCCTGTCCCGATGAATGGCAAGTGCTGGCTCGAGATTCTCCAATGTAGATTTTCCCGGCAATATCTTCTTTATAGGAGGGAACTCCCAAGTACGTATATGATTCAGTGCTTTATCATCCGGGGAGGCCGTTTATCCCGAGTAGCCTTTTTCATGTATCTCAAACACTCTCTTCCGTCTGCACTTAGAACCAACGAAGAGGATTAGGACGTAGTAAGTCGTCGTGATCCGTGAAAAACATGATCAGGCCCAATGTAAACGGCCGGGATGGATAGTTGGACCTGATCAGTCTTACTGGCCTCATTATTATCGCTAAGCCCGACATGGCCTGATATTCAATGCTGAATTTTCAGCTGCTTTTCCGTAACCCATTCCATTGTTAGCATCCCTCCACCTTTTATCAAAAATCAGCATTTCCAAGGACATATTCGCCTCCCCCGCCTTTTGTACAATATTCATCGACGATTCACTGCTGCTAGGCGAAGGTCCTACCACGGGCGTTTGTGTTGATTGGTCAACGATGACCGCTTTGGCCTTGGCATGGGCGTATTCCTGCGTATTCGGTGGAGAACAGAACCCTTCCTATTTCGGACTCTGGTCGATTTATCTACTCCGAACTTGCAGATTGGTTTCTCTAGGTCTCGGGATAAGCGGATCTCTACATCCTAGATGCTATCTCTTTTTACGCGATTCATAACTCCCAGAAACAAGTGGCAGATAGTCGCGACATACCAGCGACTGTTTTGCGCTCCCATGTGAAGTGGGGCCTGCGATCGACAATTCGCTCCGATGGGGAATAgcgagcaggaggaagaaaccGCGGCCCATTTTAGAACTGCTTTCTTCTGTTGACACTATCCTTGATCTTACTGCCGCACACGCTTGACCGTCGCGCGCTTTAAGATGTGAAGCGGTCGCTTTGCTGTCTTGCATCATCCTTGAGTCCACAATGTCAAAACCTGACCTTGAACAGAGCTCAGACAGCGATACAAATGCTGGGAGAGCCGCGCCAGGGGCTACTACGAAGCCGACGAGATGGCAACGGTTTAAAACGCACATGAAGAAATGGTGGTGGGCATATTTGCTCGGGTTTTGCTGTATTTTTCTCGTGGTGTTTCTTCCCATGTAAGTCTCTCTTCCATGGGTGGTTGGACACATTGCTAATTTTCGCTAGTATCTACGTGGGAATTCCTCACTTCGCAGACTCGTACATTGACAGCCTCCAATTTGATGATACTGGTTTTGTGATCACTGACCCTCGACCAAACGCGTTCCATGTCAGCGTAAAGAAATCATTCCCCATGGGTGGTGGGTTCAGTGGCAGCGGTTCTCTGTCACCGTTCAATGCAACCATTCGTGTTCCCGACAGCGGCGAGGAAATTGCGGTCTTCCCTTTCCCCGCGACCCAATTTGATGGCGACATCACTGTTGATATCGACCACGATCTGGACTTATCCTGCGTCGAGTGTCTGTCGCAGTTGGCCATTTTGGCGGCGACAAACAAGAGCGTCGCGGTGTTGGTGACGGCGCAACCTTATTTGAAGCTCGACGCTCTGCCAACTGCTCATTTGAACATTCAAAAAACTTTACATATGAATGGTAGGCCGTGATTCTCCTATGCTGCAGAGTTGACTGATGCTAATGATGTTTTGACTTGTAGGATACAATATTGATGGTACGCGCTGATCTTTTCTACTGCCATCAAAACGTCCTAACTTTTCACTCAGAGTTCCTCAATAACCCGGATACATACAATATCACGAGTGTAGACATATTCAATGAGCCTGTGAACGGCTTCAACTTTAATGCCACCATCTCTGTCCAGAATCCGACTCCTTTTACTGTGACAATGGTAACTATTTATTCGGCACAGATATCATCGGATGTACAAAATTGGCTAACATATGTCAGGGTCATGTCACATTTAACCTCAGCATGGCCGGCGAGTCACTTGGATACATGGACATCCCTAACCTGATGCTTGGGCAACCTACCAGCAGCAACGTTGTTCTTGGACAGATCGACACGGGTATGCTCATTAATCAAGCTATAGACAACAGTGGCGATGGTTTTACAGTCACTATCGATGTCCAGGGGAACAGCTGCGACTATAATGGGCTGGAAATTCCATATTTCGCCgcagccatcaaggccattcGTGCGTCAACTACGATCGATCTGACTCAATTTGCATCAAGTCTATTTTGACAGAAGCTTCGAGTACATAGTTCACATCTGGCTACGGGGCAGGTTAAGAATATGCTATTCCGGGTAATGAAACATGTCAAACTTGGGACAGCAAGTCTTCTTGTAGGAGTACCATTCGCCATTATTAGACATTAAGAGTCACTCTGCACAAACGAGAAGGATGCAAAACTTTTGTCACCTGACCGGGCGTTGCGGGGGGTTCAGATAGATGGGGGCCAAGATGATTTCATGATATCATTGTTTCCAAGCCATCTCATCTCAATCGCGCTCAATATgacagaagaaaagatgaTGGAACTACCAGAGAAAGATGCAGCGGCTCTCGCCACGCTCACCGATCTATGCGCAGAACAAGGCCTCTTGAAACGTGTTGGTTTGAAACACGGAGATCGACCTGATGGGGTAACTGATAAAACCGCCCTGCTGTGAGTAGCCTCGGGATTGTTGTCGTATAGGCATTGAACGGAATAGGCGTTTTTTGCAGGCAAATAAATCGGTCCCTTCTAACGCTCTTTTGCAATTCCAAGAGGCAACCAAGTTCCAAACGGCCAACAGCGTGCTTCGCCTATACAACCTGATTAACATTGATGAATTTGAGGACACCAGAGGGATGGTAGGATATAGAATATGTCTTCTTATACCCGTGGTGCTAACTCATTCCTCAAAGTATCCTCATTGGACCGGCCGTCGTGATAATCTAGGATGGCCTATCGTCATGCTCGATTTGGCCTATCTGAATCAAACTACAATAGCACACTGGCGCAAGACTCGCGACATACCATCCGGCTGCTGTGATTGCGACGATGCCAAAGATGTCACAGCTAATATGGCACAACGGGCTTGCGTAGTTCACGATTACTTGACCCGGTTTGTCTTTCCCCTTTGTTCGGCAATGCCTGATCGACCCAATCCATCAAGCCCAATCAGCAAATCCATCTATATTCTGGACGCCTCTCCGCTCTCTCTGGGTCAGGTCTGGAATTTGAGAGACTTTGCGCAAGAGATTAGCTGGATTCTATCCACCTGCTATCCCGAGACAATTGAGCGAATCTTTGTGAGTAGAAAAATATTAGATTAACAGCGATTCTCAAATGACTGACTACGCTCCGCAGATGTGTAATGCGCCATCATACTTTGCTCAGCTTTGGGCAATTGCAAAACGCTTTGTCCATCCTGTCACCGCTGATAAAATTCAAGTtttgagagagggagaggtATACGACACCTTGAGCACGCGCATCAGCCATGAGAACATTCCAGCTCAATTTGGGGGCAACTTCAAGTTCACGAACGGCATGATCCCCGATTTGGAACCCGCAATTTGCCAAACCCTTCGTTGGTCCGCCTCAAACACAAACTTGCCGTCAGGGCCGATCAAGTGGACAGAGGACAGTCCAGGGCAGATGAAAGCTGTAGCTACCGGAACAGCGAATGGAAAGCAaaggatggaggaggttgcTGTACTGGAGCAAATAGCTCCAGCTGACGAGTCCTAGTTTCCTGATAAAGTTGCTTGGGATATGGAGCTATGCATGTCTTTTCATAGGCTCTGTGCAACATTCCCCGAATCTGCATGGCTTGAACTTCCTTATCGCAAGCACATTTGAAGTCGCAGTATACAAAGACGAAAGTTACAAGACTTCGATCAAGAAGACCTATACCATTCCATTTCAAAATCATAAACAAAACTCCATATGGGCAGTTAATGTGACAAGAAGCAAGCATATACAAAAGAAGGATCAAAatacatccatccatccatccagaTACATCACATCATATGAACATCCCAGCAACCCCGACCATTATTCCTAGCGCAAGGTCGTGTAGACTCGTTGTCCGGCCCGGCGTCGCAGCATtattgccattgccattgGCCTGCGCCCCCCCAGACGGTAGTGCCCCACAATACCCAAGCTCCAAACCATGACAGGCACTCGCACTCAAGCTGGAGCAAACCGAGGTGGCTTGCGCCGCGTCCGTTATTGACTCGACCGTCACGCCAGCACCGCCTGCACCCCCGACGGTGACGCCGTAGCGACCCATCAACGCGCCCGTGCACTGCGAGTACTCCGACTGACAGATATGGTAGTAGGACGAGCAGGTCTGAGGGCTGTCAAAGGTCGTCGGCACATAAATAAACGGATATGCCCCCGTGAGGGTCGACCCTGTGATCTGCGCCCCGGCAGCGCTGCTGCtagtcgtcgtcgtcgcggtCGCAGCGTGGGGGAACCTAAAGCTGCTCCCATCTGTGGCGGAGGGCTCGGCCGTTAGACTGCCCGTGCAGCTGACGCCGGTCGGGCAGCAGGCGATGTTGTTAGCGGAGTCACGCGAACAGATCGTGCCATCTTGACAGCAGGCGTCGGCATTTCCGAGCTTCGAGCATGGATTGTAACCGCCGGGGCAGTTGTTCTCGGTTCGCTTGAGGAGTTGGAGCACGTCGAAGGCTCGTTGGTTGTTGgtctcggcgttggcgggggcGACAAAGGGGCTGTTTGTCTCGCTTTCGCTCGATCGCGCGGCGGAGGCGAGGTATGCGGTCGACAGCCAGATCCACCGCATGGCCCGCATTCTGATGCGGTGGTAGAATTCCGACGAGTTTGTGTCTTTTGTTCTCTTTGGATTGGTTAAGACGGGAAGTTTGGCATATCGGCGTAGAAGGCGTGGTAGTGGGGGGGATCAACAAACTACCTGAAGAGGCAAGTGAGTGTCAGTCCGTCGACAGGAGGAGTTAATTGATTGCCGGAGACAATGGAGAATAGGTAAATACTGACCAGTTTGGTTTGTCGAAGAGAGATACGAGGAGAGTTACAAGGCAGAGTGAGCACTGACGAAACGAGGCTAGTTCATCTCTGCCACGGCAACCAGAACGGCCCAATCCACTTCCTTCATCCATGTCACTACTTACCGACTACACAACCAAGACATTTCTAGTAACGATGGCCCAAACCATCATCCCTGTTGTGGACTTTGCCAGCTGGTCTTCTGACCAGTCCCAGCGTCAGCGCGTGGCACAGGACATCGTCGCCGCGTGCAAGCAGGTCGGGTTCGTGTACATCGTCAACCACTCACTGCCCGAGACCCTACTGGAGGACGCATTCTGCTGGTCGAGACAATTTTTTGACCTTCCCGAAACCGAAAAGCGTAAGGCACCTCATCCGGAGGGATGGGCGGTCCATCGTGGCTATTCCTGGCCGGGGCTGGAGAAAGTGTCACAGGCGATGAGCGAGCAGAACGACCAGGAACGGGTTGGGCAGCTGAGAGAAATTCCCGATGTCAAGGTGAACATCCCTTTTCACACGGGTGTTTCGCATGCGATCTTTTGAAGCAACAGTTTCAAGGATGTTTGTTGGGTCAGTCTGCGACACCTTCTGATGGTCAGTACATAGGAAAGCTACGACATTGGCAGCGATGAGAACCCCAGTCAGCCCAACCAGTGGATTCCCAAGGATGCACTGCCGGGGTTTCAGTCCTTCATGACCCGATTCTACGGGGAGTGTTTCCGTGTGGGAGGCGAGATCCTGCAGGCACTCGCCGTCGGACTAGacttggaggatgagaaCTATCTACTGAAAAAGCATTCGGGCCATAACAATCAACTCCGTCTTCTGCATTATCCGCCCATTCCAGCCGAGGCCCTGGAGACTGAACAAATGGCTCGCTGTCCCGCTCATACGGACTGGAGCTCCATTACGCTGCTCTTCCAGGATGATTGCGGTGGgctcgaggtcgaggatgttgccTGTCCGGGGAGATTCATCCCCGCCACGCCGGTGAAGAATGCAATTGTGATGAATGTAGGAGATCTTTTACAGAGGTGGAGCAACGGTGCGTGTCTCATCTTGTGATATGGTGTGTGTATATGCCCTAATGTGTGCAGACCAATTGAGGTCAACCAGTCACCGAGTCACTCTTCCACCCCTGGCAGACCGGTTTGCAGGAGAGCAACGGATGACCCGTCGACGCTTTTCTATCCCGTACTTCCTGGCGCCGGACCCGGACTCGGTGATCGAGTGTATTCCGTCGTGTCGGACGGCCACCGACCCGGCCAAGTACGAGCCCATTACGCAAAGCGATTACAATCAGGTGCGAGCGTCAATGCAGTATTAAGTACTAACAGTATGAATTCAATTTTAAGATTATCTATTACAATTCAATGGTTCTAAAATGTCGTTCATGCTTCACATGTTCCATCTCCCAATCCCTGACTAATCACCTCCCCCCACCCAGCCCAAACGCGTCTtatctcttcctccttcgaCGCGGCCACCATGTACGGCGAGCTGGGCAACAAGCTCGTACGTTCTTCCATCCGGTGTCACAACTACCACTAATCGTGCCTCAATCAGGTCCAACACGCCAAACGCACCCAAACCCTCGCCCACCTCCCCCCCTACCAGACCGAGATCGTCCGCGCCGTGACCCGCGAAGTCCGCGACCTCGAACGCGATGTCGCCCGCCTCCTAGACCCCTTCCACGGCGAATTCAACCCCTCCGCCGACCCCGCTGTGGCCTGCGCGCTGCTAGTCGACCACCTATGCATGCGCCGCAACAAGCGCTGTCTCTTGGCGTACCACCGCGTGCGCaccgagaagctggaggagttgTGCTGGACGGGCGTTGAtgtgctggagcagcagcagcccagcGACACAGCTGAGGAGCGCTctactgctgctgctgcgctgtCTTCCGGGACGGGACACAGCTCGCTCAGccccgaggaggaagagtatTTTCGGCTGTATGGCGATATGCTCGCGGCTTATAAGGGCCAATTCACGGACATTGATCTGACGGGCTCGTTGGAGCCGCCGAGGGATTTGTTCATTGATGTGCGGGTGTTGAAGGATGCGGGTGAAATTCAGACGGAATATGGGTATGTCTTGGGCGCCTTTCATTGTGTTCCTTACTAACGGTGATGATTGCTAGGGTGATCAACTTGACGAAAAACAGCCAGCTATATGTGCGGCAGGGAGATGTGGAACGGCTGATTGCGCAGGGATTTTTGGAGCGACTGAGCTAGATTTACTATAAGATACCCTACGAAGTTTTTGGACTGCGGTCCTTTTGAAAATTATAACCTGAAGAGAACAGTCACTATTTCTAGAAAACACCATCCATGCCACGGTGCATGGCACTTCGACGAGCCATAGAAATGGCCAATTCAAGCACCATTGATGCCCCGGAATCATCTCCCGGTGTCAATATGGCTTCTGGTCAAGGGGAAAGCAGGTCAATAAACATTCATTTGCAGTTGCAGGGGATTTTAATGTCTGCTACATAGTAACAAGCATCGATCCCTTCAACACGATGTAGAATCAACTTCTCCCGTTTTGTCCTGGGGCTTGACAATATCTCGCAGCTTGAAGGACGTGGTAAAATTCCTCTGCTTAACAAACCATGCATTGACCAGCTCCCATTCCTGTCTGGGATCTTTGAATTCGATCTGTGATTTGTACAGACACGTCAGTTGTATCAGGGGATGCCGAAAACCAGAATAGTCACACACCTCAAATCTTCGTAACATGCTGGGCACGAGTTTGTAGATCTCGAGAAGGCTTATGTTCTTTCCAATGCAGGTCCGACTACCCATTCCAAACTGGAACATTGTCCCATTCATCTCCTTAATACGACGATCCTCAGCATCCCCGCCATCCGTCTTCATCAGATCTTCATTGTGGAGCCATCGTTCAGGCCGATACAGCTCCGCATCTTCTCCGAAAATGCTCTTGTCTAGATGAATGAgccaggccgagcagccaaCAACAGTTCCACCTGGGATGAATCGACCCAGGATTTCCGCACCACCAGGTGGCACAACCCGCTCCAGTGGTAGACCCGCGGCTGGATGCAAACGAAAAGCCTCTTTGATGCATGCATCCAGGTAAGGGAGGCGCTGGCTCTCATGCCAAGTAACGAGACCTGTATCGGTGTCTGCAAAGGCTCCGGCGCGGGCCGCGTTGTCGATCTCGGCTCGGAGACGTGCTAGGGCGGTAGGATGTTTGAGCAAGTAGTAAAATACAGCCGACAGACTGATGGCCGTGGTCTCCGAGCCAGCAAATGCCATGCTAACAGCCATGGTCTGAACCAAAGTTTCGGTCATAAACTCGGGGTGTGCCTGATGCGCCGATAGGAACTTTGAAAGCAGGTCTGGTGATTTCACAATAGAGCCTGATTCAACTGGGCCCTGCTCCAGCTTCAAGTCCGGCGATCTTTCAGCCATTCTGTTGTTAGCAAATCGCGCCACAGGAAAAGTGGCATCGATGAAGCCCCATTGAGAGAGCTTGAGGTAGATAGGGTTCTTGAGCAGAAGGCGGTCGAGGAATGGGATTTGCCCAATCTAGTTAAGATATCAGCTTGCATAAAAACTTAAAAACGAAGGAATTCCGGAAGAAAGTTGAACATTTGATGCGCAGGTTCATCGCTAGGGAGAAAATGGATGGAGTAACATACCGGGGCAACGTAGAGGAACAACCACGACAAATATGCCACGATTCCATCAATATCTTTGTTGT
Encoded here:
- a CDS encoding uncharacterized protein (ID:PFLUO_008978-T1.cds;~source:funannotate) — protein: MRAMRWIWLSTAYLASAARSSESETNSPFVAPANAETNNQRAFDVLQLLKRTENNCPGGYNPCSKLGNADACCQDGTICSRDSANNIACCPTGVSCTGSLTAEPSATDGSSFRFPHAATATTTTSSSAAGAQITGSTLTGAYPFIYVPTTFDSPQTCSSYYHICQSEYSQCTGALMGRYGVTVGGAGGAGVTVESITDAAQATSVCSSLSASACHGLELGYCGALPSGGAQANGNGNNAATPGRTTSLHDLALGIMVGVAGMFI
- a CDS encoding uncharacterized protein (ID:PFLUO_008976-T1.cds;~source:funannotate); translated protein: MRAFSTISVLSTLTLLLSFSPSTVANPVATPVFVGDQVLNLEKRCENPCGWHDKYCCGPNQACQTNAANEALCVNGGGGSWEYFTSTYVVTEAEVSTVTSVWSSHLMTPAPTSGGGTCKYEYGESKCGTKCCDKDSVCVKGECVVGSSSFASTGAGAQATPPVRGTSNGMSTVTQTEAPTATEGFIAPVSTDGSELIGAKATVGGGGLSGGAIAGIVIGVIFGIILLLLLCACMCFKGAVDGLLAALGFRNRRRRETVVEERYSHHSGSRPPRRRTWFGTRPAAATESEVSEKKSKWGSWATIALILGALALCLGLKRHRDREHDDDKSDHTYPSDYYSDYYSEYYTNSIRTDELGIHDDQDDRAPAHGVDDNELN
- a CDS encoding uncharacterized protein (ID:PFLUO_008981-T1.cds;~source:funannotate); the protein is MHGITDLVLKGLSQYWLSLFLTALLVWLIKNRYHNGLNKYPGPFVASITDWWRFFDVLSRRPETTHRALHKKYGEVVRLGPNTLSFSNPKALKAIYGLNKGFTKSEFYIVQQSIARGHRLQSLFSSTDNDFHARFRRCVNSAFAMSALVQYEPFVDNTTKLFLEQTKNIYVDNTEGCDFTQWLQFYAFDVIGEITYGKRHGFVENNKDIDGIVAYLSWLFLYVAPIGQIPFLDRLLLKNPIYLKLSQWGFIDATFPVARFANNRMAERSPDLKLEQGPVESGSIVKSPDLLSKFLSAHQAHPEFMTETLVQTMAVSMAFAGSETTAISLSAVFYYLLKHPTALARLRAEIDNAARAGAFADTDTGLVTWHESQRLPYLDACIKEAFRLHPAAGLPLERVVPPGGAEILGRFIPGGTVVGCSAWLIHLDKSIFGEDAELYRPERWLHNEDLMKTDGGDAEDRRIKEMNGTMFQFGMGSRTCIGKNISLLEIYKLVPSMLRRFEIEFKDPRQEWELVNAWFVKQRNFTTSFKLRDIVKPQDKTGEVDSTSC
- a CDS encoding uncharacterized protein (ID:PFLUO_008977-T1.cds;~source:funannotate), coding for MGGGFSGSGSLSPFNATIRVPDSGEEIAVFPFPATQFDGDITVDIDHDLDLSCVECLSQLAILAATNKSVAVLVTAQPYLKLDALPTAHLNIQKTLHMNGYNIDEFLNNPDTYNITSVDIFNEPVNGFNFNATISVQNPTPFTVTMGHVTFNLSMAGESLGYMDIPNLMLGQPTSSNVVLGQIDTVTIDVQGNSCDYNGLEIPYFAAAIKAIRASTTIDLTQFASSLF
- a CDS encoding uncharacterized protein (ID:PFLUO_008980-T1.cds;~source:funannotate), giving the protein MYGELGNKLVQHAKRTQTLAHLPPYQTEIVRAVTREVRDLERDVARLLDPFHGEFNPSADPAVACALLVDHLCMRRNKRCLLAYHRVRTEKLEELCWTGVDVLEQQQPSDTAEERSTAAAALSSGTGHSSLSPEEEEYFRLYGDMLAAYKGQFTDIDLTGSLEPPRDLFIDVRVLKDAGEIQTEYGVINLTKNSQLYVRQGDVERLIAQGFLERLS
- a CDS encoding uncharacterized protein (ID:PFLUO_008975-T1.cds;~source:funannotate) codes for the protein MLQAQSQHVFSHQHQYPQADPSWLQHQQQQQQHQAQHPHQPQHQQQHASLVAQQHAQQVQAAAAAAQQQQQHYGRLAMTGNGVGNPAQGGAGGMGEAGLSNVSVMDGGISEENRKVFIWVAELLDPARREAALMELSKKREQVPELALVIWHSFGVMTALLQEIISVYPLLNPSQLTAAASNRVCNALALLQCVASHNETRTLFLNAHIPLFLYPFLNTTSKSRPFEYLRLTSLGVIGALVKNDSSDVINFLLTTEIIPLCLRIMETGSELSKTVAIFIVQKILLDDIGLAYICATYERFYAVGTVLSNMVTQLVEQQTVRLLKHVVRCFLRLSDNSRAREALRQCLPEPLRDATFSSVLRDDAATKRCLAQLLINLSDNVSDGAPPAM
- a CDS encoding uncharacterized protein (ID:PFLUO_008979-T1.cds;~source:funannotate); translation: MAQTIIPVVDFASWSSDQSQRQRVAQDIVAACKQVGFVYIVNHSLPETLLEDAFCWSRQFFDLPETEKRKAPHPEGWAVHRGYSWPGLEKVSQAMSEQNDQERVGQLREIPDVKESYDIGSDENPSQPNQWIPKDALPGFQSFMTRFYGECFRVGGEILQALAVGLDLEDENYLLKKHSGHNNQLRLLHYPPIPAEALETEQMARCPAHTDWSSITLLFQDDCGGLEVEDVACPGRFIPATPVKNAIVMNVGDLLQRWSNDRFAGEQRMTRRRFSIPYFLAPDPDSVIECIPSCRTATDPAKYEPITQSDYNQVRASMQY